Genomic DNA from Pseudobacteriovorax antillogorgiicola:
AGAACCAACGCCCCCATCAGAAACCCCGGTGATGAGTAGCCACACTGGAAGGAGAAGTGTTTTAAGAAAGCTTCTTGTAATTTATGAAGCTTCCCTTCCTTTCCAAGACCCTCGACTGTTGTTAGCTCTTGGCCATTGACTGCACTTAAGGGTGTGATACAAGCCTGCATCTTCATCATCTTGCCGTCTTTAGGTTTTACAGCGACAGTACAGGCTTTACAGCTGCCCACCGCGCAACAGACTTTTGTACCCGATAGACCACAGATCTCTTGCAGGTAGTCGGCCAACATCAGCTGGGGTGAGACTTTGTCTTTATACGTCTTACCATTGATTTTGACGTTAATATCAACTTTGCTCATGATAGGGACTCCTTTACCTGTTGGGCTGTTATGGGTAGATCTCTAAAACGTTTGCCAGTTGCATCGGCAACCGCATTGGCAATCGCTGGTGCAATGGGAATCATCACCACTTCTGCCATTCCTCGTGTAGGCTCGTCTGGTGACTCCGCTTCGATGATGTGTAGCTCGGTTTTGGTCACTGGCATATGTTTATAGCGCGTCAGTTCATAGCGACCAAAATTCCAGCCTCCTTCCCCGGCACCACCTTTTTCTTCCGGAAGCATTTCATAGAGGGCTTGTCCCATACCCATGGCAACGCCACCATCATTTTGACCCTCAACGATATCTTTGTGGATGATCGGTCCGCAATCGATGAACGACTGCACTTCATCAACTGTTACCTGACCCGACTTTCTATCGATGGCTACACCGATGATCGCTGCGCAAGGAGTATAGGTATCTACCCCTTTATTGCGATTAGCGATGGGCGGAAAGTAAACCTTCTTTCTTTTAAGAAGATCGTACTTCCCATTTGCTTGGCGAAACGCAAGAGCATCGAGAGGTAGCTTGCGGACTTCACCGTCCACCTTAAAATCGGCCTCTGCCCAGGCACATCGATAGTAACCATGCACCATGACTCCTGTGTTATAGTTCTTTTTGTAAATGACTTCGGCGAGGGCCTTCATTGACAAGGCTTTTTTAGAACCATACTTAAGAGAGCCGTTCGTCCACTTTGCTTTACGGGCTTCGCTACGATTGTATGGAATATCCCATAGGTGGCTCGCAGCTCTCCAAATGCTGGTTTCAAATAGAAGTTTGCTAGCTTCCATGACACCGTGTCGTTGCTGATAGGCAGAGGCACTGGCTGCTGTCCCCATGGATACAGCGGGCACCCAGTGGGGGTCTTTGGCGAGACGGTCTTGCTCTTCCTGAGATAAAACAAATTTACCTTTAAGTTTGAGCACATCAAAATCTGTCGTTGCTCCAAGGTTTATGGAACTTGCATTCACTCCTAAGTGCGCTGCTGTTGCCAGAGGCATGGTAGTGGCTGCTCCATTGCCCATCTCAGTGCAGTTGGTTTTCATTTCAACTCGACCTTGGCGATCGATTGCGACCTCACAGAGGATGGCGTCGAGATTGGTACCAAAGCTTTTCATCGAAGCAGCAAAGCCAATCCCGTAGATCTGATCTTTATTCGTTCGCTGTTTCTTGATCTTATCGCGATTCTTCCAAAGCGCATGCTTTTGAGCTTTTAGCATCATCTCCTTGGCTCTGAGACGATGGCTTGGAATCGTTCCCTGTGGTGTTCTCATGCCAGTTTCAAACACGTTCCTGAGTCTCAACTCAATGGGGTCCATCTTCAGCTTTTCGGCTGCTTCATCAATTAAGGACTCAAAGGCGAACATGGATTGAGTTGTTCCAAACCCGCGCATCGACCCCGCTGTCACTCCGCGCGTTTTCTTGCCCACAAAGGAGATATCTGAGCGGGGCAGGTAGTAGGCTGAGGTTGCATTTTGTGCGCCTACAGCGGGTACGACAAAACTAAAGTTATTCTTGCCACCACCAGAATATTCCAGAGATGCTTGGATAGCTTGGAACTTGCCGTTTTTATCTACCGCGATGCTCTCGTCGATGCGGCACGAGTGTCGTTTAAGTCCCATCTGAAACTGGTCCTGCCTATGTTGGATCAATCGGATGGGTTTACCGTCCGCAAAAGCAGCTGCAATCGCCAAATAGTTGGGAAAAATGGAATGGTCCCTACCACCAAAACCACCACCGATGTAGCAGGCGTTCATTTCGATCGTTCTCGGAGATATGATGCTACCCTTCCCTGAGAACATCTCCACAGCACCTTCGGCATCGTGGTAGGGGGATTGAGTCGATAATACAAAGCTTAGGGTTTTTGACTTGGCATCCCACCAACAAAGCCCCGACTCAGGTTCCATAAAACAACAGTCTACGGTCTGCGTGGAATACTTACCACCAACAACCTGCCAACCTTCACTCTTGATATCTTTTTGGATCTTGTCCGCAAAGTACATACCTCTCTCATTGGCGTTGCCCTTGGCTTTAGGTTTTTGATAGGGAGGCTGAATCATACCGCTGTCATGAACCGCTGAATAAAGATCTTCGCCGTTGGGTTTTGCATAGCGAACATACCTTGCCTCGGTATAGGTACCCTTCAGTGGCAAGGTCTGCTTTTTGCCCCATTTGATTAGTGACGACTGGTTGATGTAGTTCACTTTTCCCACTAGAAAAGCGTCAGCATCTTCGAACAATAGTAATGCCACCGGTTGACCCAAAAAGTCAGCAGGCTGGCCAAGCTCTGTGAACAGGCTCGGCTGAAAGAAATATGGCACCTTGAGACCAGCCTTCTTGAACTCCTTAGATGTGATCACTTTGGATGGCCGATACTCTTTAGGAATTGAACTAAAATCCACCCCTTCGAAAACCTGATCGTAGCGATCAGCCTTTAGAATGACGACCCGGACCTCTCGTTGCGGCCAGCCGGGAATGTCTTGAGCTCTATAGTCACGACCATAGACCTTTGCACCCATAACCTTTCGGACACCTTCGTAACGGAACTTGGCCTTGCCTGGCCCATCCATCCAATCGCTATGGTGTTCGAGGTGCTGTAGCGGGTTATCGGTATCCTTGCGGGGTGCAGCCCACAGATCTTCAAAGGGAAAGGGGTTGACAACGATGGTGGCCCCACCCACTGCAACCGAGTTCCTTAAAAAGTCTCGCCTCGACTGATTCTCAATCACATCCGACCTCCTTGGAGAGTTTCGCGCCGGGTCAACCGACGGCAGCAAACGATCTTTGACTTTTGGGATTAGCTGGTCCAATTATACGCTATTTATTTGGCGTATTGGAGAAAACTTATCGCAATCGCGAGTAACCCTCACTTTTTTGCGAACTTCTTGCAACTGATATTTGGACTAAGTCATATTAACCACACTACCTTACGTTGTATTAAAACTTTTGTGCAATTTAATTGTTCATACGTTCAATTTCGGGTACCACCTGCCTACCAATAACAATTTGATTCAGGGGAATGACTTGAGTATGCAAACCAAATTCATCCGATGGACATCCAATCTCAGTGTCTTCGCAGTTATGGCCTTTTCCCAAGGCGGACTGGCTGAGGAAAAAACAGTCAATGATCTTAAGGAGAAATACCTAGATAATGTTGACCAAGACCTTGTCAAACAACAAATCCTTCGCTTTACGGACCTAGCCCGCGAGCTTCATGAGAAGAACCAATCGACTGCGTCAGACGCCTGCGACAAACTCGAAACGACATGGTCTGTCATCGAAGAAACAGCCCAATCCCCAGACGCTTTAGTCGAGCCTAAGTCTCCATTTCAGGATGTAGTTACATTTGGAAATGGTTCTGCCTTAAGATTTTGGAAAATATTTTCTGGCTGGACGAAAAAAGACTGGGCCGGCGACGAAGGCCAAGATGACGAATACCTCGGCAACGAGATCAGACCCTATCGTGAAGACTCAATTCGCGACACGATTCGTCTCACACACCGCTTCGGCGTCAATATTAAGCTTAGTTACGTGCCTTTGGAAGGTGCTAAGGAGTTAGGCTTGACGGGACATTACGCTAAGCGTAACGACTGTGTTCTGGGTCGTTTGTCTAGCGCTGTTCCTACCAGCGTAGAAGACCGTTTCACCCCCGCATTATCAGCAAAGTTCTTCTCTGATGGTGCTAAAGAGAGCCAGGTTCTAATCGCTCAGCATGACATTGGCGGTCAAAGCTGGAAAAAAGATGGTGATGGTGAAACGATCATCGACAACAATTTCTATACACACTACCTATCAAACCGCTTGAGCTTCGAAAGAGGTGCCTTGGCTGGCGTGGGAGCATTCTCGCGATTCTTCTACACTGCTCAGTACTTCTCTCGCAACATCTTCGATCTGGATTACATCTTCGACCCCCGAGAACTTCAAGCCAATCATCTTGCAAATACTGATGTAACTGGCCTTGACATTGCTCAACCTAAAGGACCTCGTTTTGTCTGGCTCGTTGCTCCTGATGCTGAGAGACGGGACGCATTCGCAGCTATGGCAAAAGATGATCTTGATTTCCGCCGCCACTTCTTGGCTCAAAACGGCAAATGGAAAAAAGGCGAAACAGCTCTTTTTGTCGTTTACGGATCTGATACTTGGACCTACAACCCTGAGCAAGAAGCCAAAGCCATCGGTAAGTTCGTTGTCAACTCGGACTTCCTCGTTTCCGAGGCTGCGGATGTTCGCTTATTCTTCAAGCATTCCATTCAATTCCAAAAGATTCCAGATGCTGAGGGTGAAGAGAGCCCATACACTCAAGATTACTCTTTTGAAGAGTGGACGGATGAGTTATTTACGGACGACTGTCGTCTAGGCGCTACTGCAAAAGAAGTCTACCCCAAAGATCTCGTGAAGTACTATGGCAAGGGTGAAGCTGCGATCCCCGCGACTGTGGACTTTGATCAGGGAAGCCTTGATGGTACCTTCTTGATTGGCGCAACGATCGATCCGCGATCCGTCCGCTTCAGCCGTGACAAAGAGTGGTGTTTAGCCAAGTTCATTAAAGATAGAGCTAAAGATCCAATCCAGTCGCTATTCGAACGACTCTAATTCCTTGGCGGGACTGGCTCCCGCCCATTCTCACCAATTTCCCCGATAGAACGCCATAATTTGACAATCTGTAGGCCCTAGCCGGCTTCACGAAGAGGCTGAGATAACACCTCACTTATATATTGGATCGCCTGTGGATGAGACAAAGGCTCAAGAGATTCAAGCAGGGTCGATAAGATACTAGCCTTGTACTGAGTTTCAATCGGCACCTCGACGGAGTGCTCCACCTGATAGGCCATTTGAGTGTTGAGTAAAATCCAGTTTGATTTCAACGATGCGTACCGAATGGCGACCATATATTGCAGATCCTCCATATCGTCGATGGAGCTTATGGACTCTTTAAAAGAGTCGATTTCAGTTGCTATATATTCTGCAATTTTCTGGGTGAGGCCCGCTTGATGCAATTCATCTCCCTGAAGAATACCGCGCAGTTTGTCCAGAAGTTGCTCTCCATCTAGGACACCATAAATTTGCTCGCGGCTAATCATATTACCAGAAAGTGGCTGACGTGGCCTCATGGGTATCTCCCTTTGGTTGTCTTGGCTATGCTCTCCTGCAATATCTTCACCATCTTCTAAATATTGGTTAAAGTTTCGTTCTATCTCTGTAAGATCTAATCCAAAAGCGCAGCCGTAGTTTCGGTCTTGGATAAAACCATTGAGGTAACAAGGAAATCTTTCGTCAATAGGAGTGCTATTGATAAGCGCTTGTCTCATATCCAGGATGCGGTCGCATTCGATGGCGCCTTGCATCCCATCGATTGTCACCAAGAGCCACTGACCACCAGCACCTCGGGTAAGACCGGGCAAAAACATTTGAAGGTATTCCACTCCGCTGGACTTATGCATTACCATTCCCATATGGACTTCGCATTGGCTGGCATTGGTGGCAATAGCATCAACGTAGTCTGCCTGAATAAAAAGGTTTTGCCCTCCAACGGAAAAAACAACTACTGGAATCGATTGATATGCTGCTGGAAACTCAAGGTGAAAACTTGTTCCCTGACCTACTTCCGAATCAATTACTACTTGCCCACCAAAGCGCTTGATCTCGTTCATCACGGCGTCCATTCCCACTCCACGACCAGATAGGTCTGACACCTCCTCTTTGGTGCTGAACCCGGCATGAAAGATCAAAAATTGCTTTTCGTACTGAGTCATCTGGAGTGCTTGCTCCGCTGAAATCACTCCCTTTTCAATAGCCTTTTGGGCAATGACATCTGGGTTTAGCCCACGGCCATCATCGCGAAGCTCTACAATAGCCCGATCATCACGGCTATCAAGGACCAAACTCAGATCTGATTTTTCTGATTTTCCTAACTTGCATCGAGCTTCCCTTTCCTCGATCCCATGGTCGAGGCTATTCCGTAGCATGTGAGTGAGAATCTCACTTAAACTTTTCAGTAAATTCCGATCGATCTCAGCATCAAAGCCTTCAACCTGAAAGTTAACGGGCTTATCCAAACTTTTAGCCACGCTTCTAACCAGTCGCTTCAGGCGATGGGCTAAGGGCCGAGCAGAGCTTCGCCGCGCTGAAACTAGGGCTAATAGGGCCTTTTCATTGGTACTCAGGAGACTTTCCACGCCGGGCACTTCAATACTGATCAAAAAGTCAAGCGTTTCCTTTATGGAACTATATAAAACATCGTAATCAGAAGGAGAGATTTCAATTTTCTTATCGGTAGCTCCAGAGTCCGCAGCCTTAGGTTCATCTGAGGGAGGAGTGTCATTTCGTTGTTCCCCTTGCGACCTAAGGATTCCTTCCACCAGTTCAACCATTCTTTGAAACGATGGCCCCATGACACCATCGTCCCAAGAATCCGGACTCAATTGACTCACAAATTGATTTCCACAGTCGCACCAGTCGCTAAGCAGATCAAACGACTCCTCCGATGGCATGGAGTTCTGCTTGGCACAAGCCGAAAAATAGTCTTCTATATGGTGGACGTGATCCGAAAGGGACCTAAACCCAGCTTGCCCCGACGTGCCTTTGATGGTGTGAAGCTTGCGAAGGGTGAAAGCAGTGGTCTCCGTACTCCAGTGCTCAGATTGGCCTAATTCGTTGCGGATCTCTTCAAAGATATCCTGCAATTCCTCTTTCAATGTCTCCACGGTTACCGTGAACATCTCTCCGAATTCAGACTTTGCTTGTTGCCATTCACTTTGGATCACGATGTTCCCCGGTAGTAAATTTCAACTTTGGATTCTGAAGGACCCATGCCCCTTCGTAAGAACTCCCTTGCATCAACAGGACAGCTTGTGACTCTCCAAGTCTAAGCGCTTGCGGATTTTGAATCAGATAGGAGCGACCTGAAGTCGTTACCAAGTGCTGAACTTTTCCCTTGTAGTGTAGAGAAACGATATAAGGATCGAAAATGACTTTAAAGAGATCTCTGAGAGGAATTTCCAGGGAATCCTCTACTTTCAAAATCATTTCTCCCTCTTCAACATGTGAGCTATGGTCACATGGGGCCTCTGCACCCCCTATTTGAAGATCAAAGCGAGCCAGGAGACCTACCCATTCCTGAGGACACGCTGCAAGGCCCTCGTGGCCTAACTCCAAAGCAGCAATCCAATGGGTTAATATTCGTAGCACTTCTGTTTCCTCAGAATTTTGAAGAGCTGCGAGTTGCAAACGGTGATCTTTAAACGTTGTCATGGGTACCCTTAGTCTCGAATCGGCGTAACGTTACCAGGATTTGTTCCGCTAACGCTGCCACCCTCAATATTGAGCCCGTCTAACACGTCGGCAATCCTGTGAAGGAGAATATTCTTAGGTAGACCCAACTCTATGTCCCGAGCAATATTCAGCAAGTCGACTCTCAACTTCAATTTTTCGTCTCGATCCATGTACGAATCTCCCTTACATGTGTGTGCTTTCTCCCTGAAGGAATCGGAGATTGTTTCCAAAAGTTAATGGATTCGAAAGATGCAGAAAGGAAAACTCGCAAAGGCCTCATTAATTCAGTATGTTTAATGACTTATACTATTCCACCGCAGTAATAATACGAACGAGTGAGGGACTAGGTTGGTTTCGACTGATCTGGGCTTTCTTCAAAGAACGTATTGCAAAATCTTACGATGGGCATAGTTATACCGTTTTATGTCATAAGATAGGGTCACATCCATGTGGAACCGATTCAATTTCCGTCGGTAAAAAAGCCAAAAAACCTTTTTAAATCGGCATCCTAAAAAGGCCATAAAGTGCCCTCTGAGGATTCGTAGAACCGAAACCGATATGATACATAAGCAAAATTTATCACTAGAGATCGGCGAGATTAGGAACACCTCGCCTTAGGAAAACAAATGAAGCTCGAAACAATACTACTTATACTCATCGGCAGCCTCAGCATTGGATGCAATGAGGAGAACTTCGAGGGCAGCGTAAACCCTAAAACCGAAAACTCTGCTGTTGAAATCGTTGAAACATCAGCTGATACATCGGGTGAGGGTGCTGTTCAACCTGTGCCTATCACAGGCGCCTATCTATATTGCCAAGAATTTGCCGAGGAACGGACAGAAACTCAATCAGCTGTAGCTTGTCGATTAGAAAGCGATGGCCAGGTGATTGAAAATGCCTCTTCACAAATCACAAACCTTGTGTGGAACCAGAGCTCCCAAGGATCAACAGTAACGGTCAGCGTTGCAGAGGCAAGAGAAGGATGGCTTCGGAACTTCAAGATCGAGGCGAGTGCAGGCTCTATTCAAACCGATATCGACATTTCTCTTAGTTTGACACTTGGCTCGCAAAGCTACGATTTCCAAAGCCAAGTTAGCATTATCTGGGATCCAGATTGTGCTCTAGCTCCATTAGACTTTGAATCTTTAAGCAATAGCCAAATACCTGCCGAAGGCTTGGTAGTAGATAGCCAGTTTACAGAATCACATGGCATTACATTTTCAACCATCAGCGGTAATCCAGTATTCATCGGTCAGTACGGTGGCATGACCCCCATCGCGTACTACGGTGGGCCAGATAACGTCGCTAACTACTTGGCTCCAGACCAAAATACAGGGCAATTTTTTATCACCGACGGTCATAAGCAAGCGGAGCAAACAGATACCTTAGTTGTAAGCTATGGAACTCCTGCTAGCGAGGCTTATCTGGAATTGATCGACATTGATTTCTCAGAAACTTATGTCGTTCAAGCATACGATCAGAATGATCAAATCATCCATGAAGTTCAGGTGGCTTCTGAGTCTGCAAACTTTCGTGATGGAATGCCGAGTGCTTTCAGAATGCAGAGCCCTGACGGCAGCGCTAGCATTCATAAACTGCATGTCTATGGTTTTAATCCTCCCGGAGCAACTGGAATCGGTTTTGGCCTTGATAACTTTTCTCCCCGCTGTATTCCATAGCAACTTCTTTTCTGAACCCAACAGGAAAGCTACTAGGCAAAAGATGCTTATTGGCTTTCCCACCGGAATCCCGAACATGATCTATCGAGAACCATAGCTAGATAGCGTTTGTGATTCGTCACCTCACAAAATTATTGATCCTGGCAGGACTCCTAAGCGGCTGCGAAGG
This window encodes:
- a CDS encoding (2Fe-2S)-binding protein, coding for MSKVDINVKINGKTYKDKVSPQLMLADYLQEICGLSGTKVCCAVGSCKACTVAVKPKDGKMMKMQACITPLSAVNGQELTTVEGLGKEGKLHKLQEAFLKHFSFQCGYSSPGFLMGALVLMDKLKSKPIAKSQLDQEIQNSLGEHVCRCTGYVRYHRAIKEVILSEPGLTT
- a CDS encoding xanthine dehydrogenase family protein molybdopterin-binding subunit; amino-acid sequence: MIENQSRRDFLRNSVAVGGATIVVNPFPFEDLWAAPRKDTDNPLQHLEHHSDWMDGPGKAKFRYEGVRKVMGAKVYGRDYRAQDIPGWPQREVRVVILKADRYDQVFEGVDFSSIPKEYRPSKVITSKEFKKAGLKVPYFFQPSLFTELGQPADFLGQPVALLLFEDADAFLVGKVNYINQSSLIKWGKKQTLPLKGTYTEARYVRYAKPNGEDLYSAVHDSGMIQPPYQKPKAKGNANERGMYFADKIQKDIKSEGWQVVGGKYSTQTVDCCFMEPESGLCWWDAKSKTLSFVLSTQSPYHDAEGAVEMFSGKGSIISPRTIEMNACYIGGGFGGRDHSIFPNYLAIAAAFADGKPIRLIQHRQDQFQMGLKRHSCRIDESIAVDKNGKFQAIQASLEYSGGGKNNFSFVVPAVGAQNATSAYYLPRSDISFVGKKTRGVTAGSMRGFGTTQSMFAFESLIDEAAEKLKMDPIELRLRNVFETGMRTPQGTIPSHRLRAKEMMLKAQKHALWKNRDKIKKQRTNKDQIYGIGFAASMKSFGTNLDAILCEVAIDRQGRVEMKTNCTEMGNGAATTMPLATAAHLGVNASSINLGATTDFDVLKLKGKFVLSQEEQDRLAKDPHWVPAVSMGTAASASAYQQRHGVMEASKLLFETSIWRAASHLWDIPYNRSEARKAKWTNGSLKYGSKKALSMKALAEVIYKKNYNTGVMVHGYYRCAWAEADFKVDGEVRKLPLDALAFRQANGKYDLLKRKKVYFPPIANRNKGVDTYTPCAAIIGVAIDRKSGQVTVDEVQSFIDCGPIIHKDIVEGQNDGGVAMGMGQALYEMLPEEKGGAGEGGWNFGRYELTRYKHMPVTKTELHIIEAESPDEPTRGMAEVVMIPIAPAIANAVADATGKRFRDLPITAQQVKESLS
- a CDS encoding chemotaxis protein CheA encodes the protein MIQSEWQQAKSEFGEMFTVTVETLKEELQDIFEEIRNELGQSEHWSTETTAFTLRKLHTIKGTSGQAGFRSLSDHVHHIEDYFSACAKQNSMPSEESFDLLSDWCDCGNQFVSQLSPDSWDDGVMGPSFQRMVELVEGILRSQGEQRNDTPPSDEPKAADSGATDKKIEISPSDYDVLYSSIKETLDFLISIEVPGVESLLSTNEKALLALVSARRSSARPLAHRLKRLVRSVAKSLDKPVNFQVEGFDAEIDRNLLKSLSEILTHMLRNSLDHGIEEREARCKLGKSEKSDLSLVLDSRDDRAIVELRDDGRGLNPDVIAQKAIEKGVISAEQALQMTQYEKQFLIFHAGFSTKEEVSDLSGRGVGMDAVMNEIKRFGGQVVIDSEVGQGTSFHLEFPAAYQSIPVVVFSVGGQNLFIQADYVDAIATNASQCEVHMGMVMHKSSGVEYLQMFLPGLTRGAGGQWLLVTIDGMQGAIECDRILDMRQALINSTPIDERFPCYLNGFIQDRNYGCAFGLDLTEIERNFNQYLEDGEDIAGEHSQDNQREIPMRPRQPLSGNMISREQIYGVLDGEQLLDKLRGILQGDELHQAGLTQKIAEYIATEIDSFKESISSIDDMEDLQYMVAIRYASLKSNWILLNTQMAYQVEHSVEVPIETQYKASILSTLLESLEPLSHPQAIQYISEVLSQPLREAG